The following are encoded together in the Mustela nigripes isolate SB6536 chromosome 11, MUSNIG.SB6536, whole genome shotgun sequence genome:
- the ATP2A1 gene encoding sarcoplasmic/endoplasmic reticulum calcium ATPase 1 isoform X1, with protein sequence MEAAHSKTTEECLAYFGVSETTGLSPDQVKRHLEKYGPNELPAEEGKSLWELVVEQFEDLLVRILLLAACISFVLAWFEEGEETITAFVEPFVILLILIANAIVGVWQERNAENAIEALKEYEPEMGKVYRADRKSVQRIKARDIVPGDIVEVAVGDKVPADIRILAIKSTTLRVDQSILTGESVSVIKHTDPVPDPRAVNQDKKNMLFSGTNIAAGKAVGIVAATGVSTEIGKIRDQMAATEQDKTPLQQKLDEFGEQLSKVISLICVAVWLINIGHFNDPVHGGSWFRGAIYYFKIAVALAVAAIPEGLPAVITTCLALGTRRMAKKNAIVRSLPSVETLGCTSVICSDKTGTLTTNQMSVCKMFIIDKVDGNVCVLNEFSITGSTYAPEGEVLKNDKPVRAGQYDGLVELATICALCNDSALDFNETKGVYEKVGEATETALTTLVEKMNVFNTDVRSLSKVERANACNSVIRQLMKKEFTLEFSRDRKSMSVYCSPAKSRAAVGNKMFVKGAPEGVIDRCNYVRVGTTRVPMTGPVKDKIMSVIKEWGTGRDTLRCLALATRDSPPKREEMILDDSARFMEYETDLTFVGVVGMLDPPRKEVTGSIQLCRDAGIRVIMITGDNKGTAIAICRRIGIFGENEEVTDRAYTGREFDDLPLAEQREACRRACCFARVEPSHKSKIVEFLQSYDEITAMTGDGVNDAPALKKAEIGIAMGSGTAVAKTASEMVLADDNFSTIVAAVEEGRAIYNNMKQFIRYLISSNVGEVVCIFLTAALGLPEALIPVQLLWVNLVTDGLPATALGFNPPDLDIMDRPPRSPKEPLISGWLFFRYMAIGGYVGAATVGAAAWWFLYADDGPQVTYNQLTHFMQCNEENPDFEGLDCEVFEAPEPMTMALSVLVTIEMCNALNSLSENQSLLRMPPWVNIWLVGSICLSMSLHFLILYVDPLPMIFKLRALDLTQWLMVLKISFPVIGLDELLKFIARNYLEDPEDERRK encoded by the exons ATGGAGGCTGCACACTCCAAGACCACAGAAGAATGTTTGGCCTATTTTGGGGTGAGCGAGACTACAGGCCTTAGCCCGGACCAAGTGAAGCGGCATCTGGAGAAATACGGCCCCAATG AGCTCCCTGCTGAAGAAG GGAAGTCCCTGTGGGAGCTGGTGGTAGAGCAGTTTGAAGACCTCCTGGTGCGGATCCTTCTTCTGGCCGCCTGCATCTCCTTC GTGCTGGCCTGGTTCGAGGAAGGCGAAGAGACCATCACCGCCTTTGTGGAACCCTTTGTCATCCTCCTGATCCTCATTGCTAATGCCATCGTGGGCGTTTGGCAG GAGCGTAACGCAGAGAACGCCATCGAGGCCCTGAAAGAATATGAACCCGAGATGGGGAAAGTCTACCGGGCTGACCGCAAGTCAGTACAAAGGATCAAGGCTCGGGACATTGTCCCCGGGGACATCGTGGAGGTGGCTG TGGGGGACAAAGTCCCCGCGGATATCCGCATCCTGGCCATCAAATCCACTACGCTCCGGGTTGACCAGTCCATCCTGACAG GCGAGTCTGTATCTGTCATCAAGCACACAGACCCTGTTCCTGACCCCCGAGCTGTCAACCAGGATAAGAAGAACATGCTTTTCTCG GGTACCAACATTGCCGCTGGCAAGGCCGTAGGCATCGTGGCCGCCACGGGTGTGAGCACCGAGATTGGGAAGATCCGTGACCAAATGGCCGCCACGGAGCAGGACAAGACCCCCCTGCAGCAGAAGCTGGATGAGTTTGGGGAGCAGCTCTCCAAGGTCATCTCCCTCATCTGTGTGGCTGTCTGGCTCATCAACATTGGCCATTTCAACGATCCTGTCCACGGGGGCTCCTGGTTCCGGGGGGCTATCTACTACTTTAAGATCGCCGTGGCCCTGGCTGTGGCTGCGATCCCAGAAG GCCTTCCTGCGGTCATCACCACCTGCCTGGCCTTGGGCACCCGGCGGATGGCAAAGAAGAATGCCATTGTGAGGAGCCTGCCCTCCGTAGAGACTCTGGGCTGCACCTCCGTCATCTGTTCCGACAAGACGGGCACCCTCACCACCAACCAGATGTCTGTGTGCAAG aTGTTTATCATCGACAAGGTGGACGGAAACGTCTGCGTCCTGAACGAGTTCTCCATCACTGGCTCCACTTACGCTCCGGAAGGAGAGGT CCTGAAGAATGATAAGCCCGTCCGCGCAGGGCAGTATGATGGGCTGGTGGAACTGGCCACCATCTGTGCCCTCTGCAATGACTCCGCCTTGGACTTCAATGAG ACCAAAGGTGTTTACGAGAAGGTGGGGGAGGCCACCGAGACGGCGCTCACCACCCTGGTGGAGAAGATGAATGTATTCAACACTGACGTGAGAAGCCTCTCAAAGGTGGAGAGAGCCAATGCCTGCAACTCG GTGATCCGCCAGCTAATGAAGAAGGAATTCACCCTGGAGTTCTCCCGGGACAGGAAGTCCATGTCTGTCTACTGCTCCCCAGCCAAATCCCGGGCTGCCGTGGGCAACAAGATGTTTGTTAAG GGTGCCCCTGAGGGGGTCATTGACCGCTGTAACTACGTGCGAGTTGGCACCACCCGGGTGCCCATGACAGGGCCGGTGAAGGACAAGATCATGTCCGTGATCAAGGAGTGGGGCACTGGCCGGGACACGCTGCGCTGCCTGGCCCTGGCTACCCGAGACAGCCCCCCAAAGCGAGAAGAGATGATCCTGGATGACTCTGCCAGGTTCATGGAATATGAG ACGGACCTGACGTTCGTCGGCGTGGTGGGCATGCTGGACCCACCCCGCAAGGAGGTCACAGGATCTATTCAGCTGTGCCGGGACGCCGGGATCCGAGTCATCATGATCACTGGGGACAACAAGGGCACGGCCATTGCCATCTGCCGGCGCATCGGCATCTTCGGGGAGAACGAAGAGGTGACGGACCGAGCCTACACCGGCCGGGAGTTCGACGACCTGCCCCTGGCCGAGCAGCGGGAGGCCTGCCGCCGTGCCTGCTGCTTTGCCCGCGTGGAGCCGTCCCACAAGTCCAAGATCGTGGAGTTTCTGCAGTCCTACGATGAGATCACAGCCATG ACAGGTGACGGAGTCAACGACGCGCCGGCCCTGAAGAAGGCCGAGATCGGCATCGCCATGGGATCGGGCACCGCCGTGGCCAAGACGGCGTCCGAGATGGTGCTGGCCGACGACAACTTCTCCACCATCGTGGCTGCGGTGGAGGAGGGCCGCGCCATCTACAACAACATGAAGCAGTTCATCCGCTATCTCATTTCCTCCAACGTGGGCGAGGTGGTCTG CATCTTCCTGACCGCCGCCTTGGGGCTGCCCGAGGCCCTGATCCCCGTGCAGCTGCTGTGGGTGAACTTGGTGACTGACGGGCTCCCGGCCACAGCCCTGGGCTTCAACCCGCCAGACCTGGACATCATGGACCGGCCCCCCCGGAGCCCCAAGGAGCCCCTCATCAGTGGCTGGCTCTTCTTCCGCTACATGGCGATTGGGG GCTATgtgggtgcagccactgtgggagcGGCCGCCTGGTGGTTCTTGTATGCAGATGACGGGCCTCAGGTCACCTACAACCAGCTG ACTCACTTCATGCAGTGCAACGAGGAAAACCCTGACTTCGAGGGCCTGGACTGTGAGGTCTTTGAGGCCCCCGAGCCCATGACCATGGCCCTGTCCGTGCTGGTTACCATCGAGATGTGCAACGCTCTCAACAG CCTGTCCGAGAACCAGTCCCTCCTGCGGATGCCCCCCTGGGTGAACATCTGGCTGGTGGGCTCCATCTGCCTCTCCATGTCCCTCCACTTCCTCATCCTCTACGTCGACCCTCTGCCG ATGATCTTCAAGCTCcgggctctggacctcacccagTGGCTCATGGTCCTGAAGATCTCATTTCCAGTCATTGGGCTCGATGAGCTCCTCAAGTTCATTGCTCGGAACTACCTGGAGG atCCCGAAGACGAGAGAAGGAAGTAA
- the ATP2A1 gene encoding sarcoplasmic/endoplasmic reticulum calcium ATPase 1 isoform X2: MEAAHSKTTEECLAYFGVSETTGLSPDQVKRHLEKYGPNELPAEEGKSLWELVVEQFEDLLVRILLLAACISFVLAWFEEGEETITAFVEPFVILLILIANAIVGVWQERNAENAIEALKEYEPEMGKVYRADRKSVQRIKARDIVPGDIVEVAVGDKVPADIRILAIKSTTLRVDQSILTGESVSVIKHTDPVPDPRAVNQDKKNMLFSGTNIAAGKAVGIVAATGVSTEIGKIRDQMAATEQDKTPLQQKLDEFGEQLSKVISLICVAVWLINIGHFNDPVHGGSWFRGAIYYFKIAVALAVAAIPEGLPAVITTCLALGTRRMAKKNAIVRSLPSVETLGCTSVICSDKTGTLTTNQMSVCKMFIIDKVDGNVCVLNEFSITGSTYAPEGEVLKNDKPVRAGQYDGLVELATICALCNDSALDFNETKGVYEKVGEATETALTTLVEKMNVFNTDVRSLSKVERANACNSVIRQLMKKEFTLEFSRDRKSMSVYCSPAKSRAAVGNKMFVKGAPEGVIDRCNYVRVGTTRVPMTGPVKDKIMSVIKEWGTGRDTLRCLALATRDSPPKREEMILDDSARFMEYETDLTFVGVVGMLDPPRKEVTGSIQLCRDAGIRVIMITGDNKGTAIAICRRIGIFGENEEVTDRAYTGREFDDLPLAEQREACRRACCFARVEPSHKSKIVEFLQSYDEITAMTGDGVNDAPALKKAEIGIAMGSGTAVAKTASEMVLADDNFSTIVAAVEEGRAIYNNMKQFIRYLISSNVGEVVCIFLTAALGLPEALIPVQLLWVNLVTDGLPATALGFNPPDLDIMDRPPRSPKEPLISGWLFFRYMAIGGYVGAATVGAAAWWFLYADDGPQVTYNQLTHFMQCNEENPDFEGLDCEVFEAPEPMTMALSVLVTIEMCNALNSLSENQSLLRMPPWVNIWLVGSICLSMSLHFLILYVDPLPMIFKLRALDLTQWLMVLKISFPVIGLDELLKFIARNYLEG, translated from the exons ATGGAGGCTGCACACTCCAAGACCACAGAAGAATGTTTGGCCTATTTTGGGGTGAGCGAGACTACAGGCCTTAGCCCGGACCAAGTGAAGCGGCATCTGGAGAAATACGGCCCCAATG AGCTCCCTGCTGAAGAAG GGAAGTCCCTGTGGGAGCTGGTGGTAGAGCAGTTTGAAGACCTCCTGGTGCGGATCCTTCTTCTGGCCGCCTGCATCTCCTTC GTGCTGGCCTGGTTCGAGGAAGGCGAAGAGACCATCACCGCCTTTGTGGAACCCTTTGTCATCCTCCTGATCCTCATTGCTAATGCCATCGTGGGCGTTTGGCAG GAGCGTAACGCAGAGAACGCCATCGAGGCCCTGAAAGAATATGAACCCGAGATGGGGAAAGTCTACCGGGCTGACCGCAAGTCAGTACAAAGGATCAAGGCTCGGGACATTGTCCCCGGGGACATCGTGGAGGTGGCTG TGGGGGACAAAGTCCCCGCGGATATCCGCATCCTGGCCATCAAATCCACTACGCTCCGGGTTGACCAGTCCATCCTGACAG GCGAGTCTGTATCTGTCATCAAGCACACAGACCCTGTTCCTGACCCCCGAGCTGTCAACCAGGATAAGAAGAACATGCTTTTCTCG GGTACCAACATTGCCGCTGGCAAGGCCGTAGGCATCGTGGCCGCCACGGGTGTGAGCACCGAGATTGGGAAGATCCGTGACCAAATGGCCGCCACGGAGCAGGACAAGACCCCCCTGCAGCAGAAGCTGGATGAGTTTGGGGAGCAGCTCTCCAAGGTCATCTCCCTCATCTGTGTGGCTGTCTGGCTCATCAACATTGGCCATTTCAACGATCCTGTCCACGGGGGCTCCTGGTTCCGGGGGGCTATCTACTACTTTAAGATCGCCGTGGCCCTGGCTGTGGCTGCGATCCCAGAAG GCCTTCCTGCGGTCATCACCACCTGCCTGGCCTTGGGCACCCGGCGGATGGCAAAGAAGAATGCCATTGTGAGGAGCCTGCCCTCCGTAGAGACTCTGGGCTGCACCTCCGTCATCTGTTCCGACAAGACGGGCACCCTCACCACCAACCAGATGTCTGTGTGCAAG aTGTTTATCATCGACAAGGTGGACGGAAACGTCTGCGTCCTGAACGAGTTCTCCATCACTGGCTCCACTTACGCTCCGGAAGGAGAGGT CCTGAAGAATGATAAGCCCGTCCGCGCAGGGCAGTATGATGGGCTGGTGGAACTGGCCACCATCTGTGCCCTCTGCAATGACTCCGCCTTGGACTTCAATGAG ACCAAAGGTGTTTACGAGAAGGTGGGGGAGGCCACCGAGACGGCGCTCACCACCCTGGTGGAGAAGATGAATGTATTCAACACTGACGTGAGAAGCCTCTCAAAGGTGGAGAGAGCCAATGCCTGCAACTCG GTGATCCGCCAGCTAATGAAGAAGGAATTCACCCTGGAGTTCTCCCGGGACAGGAAGTCCATGTCTGTCTACTGCTCCCCAGCCAAATCCCGGGCTGCCGTGGGCAACAAGATGTTTGTTAAG GGTGCCCCTGAGGGGGTCATTGACCGCTGTAACTACGTGCGAGTTGGCACCACCCGGGTGCCCATGACAGGGCCGGTGAAGGACAAGATCATGTCCGTGATCAAGGAGTGGGGCACTGGCCGGGACACGCTGCGCTGCCTGGCCCTGGCTACCCGAGACAGCCCCCCAAAGCGAGAAGAGATGATCCTGGATGACTCTGCCAGGTTCATGGAATATGAG ACGGACCTGACGTTCGTCGGCGTGGTGGGCATGCTGGACCCACCCCGCAAGGAGGTCACAGGATCTATTCAGCTGTGCCGGGACGCCGGGATCCGAGTCATCATGATCACTGGGGACAACAAGGGCACGGCCATTGCCATCTGCCGGCGCATCGGCATCTTCGGGGAGAACGAAGAGGTGACGGACCGAGCCTACACCGGCCGGGAGTTCGACGACCTGCCCCTGGCCGAGCAGCGGGAGGCCTGCCGCCGTGCCTGCTGCTTTGCCCGCGTGGAGCCGTCCCACAAGTCCAAGATCGTGGAGTTTCTGCAGTCCTACGATGAGATCACAGCCATG ACAGGTGACGGAGTCAACGACGCGCCGGCCCTGAAGAAGGCCGAGATCGGCATCGCCATGGGATCGGGCACCGCCGTGGCCAAGACGGCGTCCGAGATGGTGCTGGCCGACGACAACTTCTCCACCATCGTGGCTGCGGTGGAGGAGGGCCGCGCCATCTACAACAACATGAAGCAGTTCATCCGCTATCTCATTTCCTCCAACGTGGGCGAGGTGGTCTG CATCTTCCTGACCGCCGCCTTGGGGCTGCCCGAGGCCCTGATCCCCGTGCAGCTGCTGTGGGTGAACTTGGTGACTGACGGGCTCCCGGCCACAGCCCTGGGCTTCAACCCGCCAGACCTGGACATCATGGACCGGCCCCCCCGGAGCCCCAAGGAGCCCCTCATCAGTGGCTGGCTCTTCTTCCGCTACATGGCGATTGGGG GCTATgtgggtgcagccactgtgggagcGGCCGCCTGGTGGTTCTTGTATGCAGATGACGGGCCTCAGGTCACCTACAACCAGCTG ACTCACTTCATGCAGTGCAACGAGGAAAACCCTGACTTCGAGGGCCTGGACTGTGAGGTCTTTGAGGCCCCCGAGCCCATGACCATGGCCCTGTCCGTGCTGGTTACCATCGAGATGTGCAACGCTCTCAACAG CCTGTCCGAGAACCAGTCCCTCCTGCGGATGCCCCCCTGGGTGAACATCTGGCTGGTGGGCTCCATCTGCCTCTCCATGTCCCTCCACTTCCTCATCCTCTACGTCGACCCTCTGCCG ATGATCTTCAAGCTCcgggctctggacctcacccagTGGCTCATGGTCCTGAAGATCTCATTTCCAGTCATTGGGCTCGATGAGCTCCTCAAGTTCATTGCTCGGAACTACCTGGAGG GATAA